A genome region from Labilibaculum antarcticum includes the following:
- a CDS encoding DsrE family protein has translation MKNFSLLLFMGLLLLSCNQAPNQQQSIVKTESVRDGVFIHITEGFSDPHRVLMPLKMAVLMADDKDVIVYMDIHATELLMKGAKDLEFAEFESLQTYIKQLIDKKVSIYACPTCLKVAGYESSDLIAGIQLAEKEKFFNFTKGRIITLDY, from the coding sequence ATGAAAAATTTTAGTCTTTTACTTTTTATGGGTTTATTGTTACTATCATGCAATCAAGCCCCAAACCAACAGCAAAGCATAGTAAAAACAGAGTCTGTTAGAGATGGGGTTTTCATTCACATCACGGAAGGTTTCAGCGATCCTCATCGCGTGTTAATGCCTCTGAAAATGGCTGTTCTGATGGCCGACGATAAAGATGTAATTGTGTATATGGACATTCATGCAACTGAATTGTTGATGAAAGGTGCAAAAGATCTTGAATTTGCAGAATTCGAATCTCTTCAAACTTATATTAAACAATTAATTGATAAAAAAGTAAGCATTTATGCTTGTCCTACCTGTTTGAAAGTTGCTGGGTACGAATCAAGCGATCTCATTGCAGGAATTCAATTGGCTGAAAAAGAAAAATTCTTCAATTTCACTAAAGGTCGAATAATAACTCTTGACTACTAA
- a CDS encoding efflux RND transporter periplasmic adaptor subunit, translating to MKSYILLAYILFTMFVFACKPKAPPANPIIDESEQLIPISQQQFISEKMEIGAVTTQCFEDLILCNGSISAPPNGIANISTPVSGIVKSIHFTTGDYVKKGQILCQIESNDLISLQQDFAETSAQLSNSKADYERNKALYNEKIGAEKNLISSESTYKATKAKYESLELKLKILHLNTNKIKEGDFYSSLSLTAPIDGYITNYNLILGEFAEQQKSLIEIVNTNQLQVQISVFEKDIQKLKIGQILHFKTLSDSEKIHTAHLSAIGKGIDPETKTILCLAKIEEEAKGKLYNGSFIEAEIITNKKDAEALPSHAILKSGPDRYVFVIDKSDAQNYYLRKEKIIIGAETKGFTEIVGSQNLVKVLTEGAYNISLE from the coding sequence ATGAAAAGCTATATCCTACTCGCCTATATTCTATTTACAATGTTTGTTTTTGCATGCAAACCAAAAGCTCCTCCTGCTAATCCCATCATAGATGAGAGCGAACAATTGATTCCGATTTCCCAGCAGCAGTTCATCTCAGAGAAAATGGAAATTGGTGCGGTGACTACACAGTGCTTTGAGGATTTAATCTTATGCAACGGGTCCATTTCAGCACCTCCAAATGGAATTGCCAATATAAGCACACCTGTTTCCGGTATTGTAAAGAGTATTCATTTCACAACTGGAGATTATGTGAAGAAAGGTCAGATATTGTGTCAAATTGAATCCAATGATTTGATTAGCCTTCAGCAGGATTTCGCAGAAACTTCAGCACAACTATCTAATAGTAAAGCTGACTATGAAAGAAACAAAGCTCTGTATAATGAAAAAATTGGCGCAGAAAAAAACCTTATTTCCTCTGAAAGCACTTACAAAGCAACAAAGGCAAAATATGAGAGTTTAGAGTTGAAATTAAAGATTCTCCACCTCAACACGAATAAAATAAAAGAAGGAGATTTTTATTCTTCTCTTTCATTAACAGCCCCAATAGATGGCTATATCACCAATTACAATCTGATTCTTGGTGAATTTGCCGAACAACAAAAGTCCTTAATTGAAATTGTGAACACCAATCAACTCCAAGTTCAAATTTCAGTATTCGAAAAGGACATTCAAAAGCTAAAAATAGGACAGATTCTGCATTTTAAAACCCTAAGTGATTCTGAAAAAATACATACAGCACATTTGAGTGCAATTGGAAAAGGAATTGATCCGGAAACTAAAACCATTCTCTGCTTAGCTAAAATTGAAGAAGAGGCAAAAGGAAAATTATACAACGGTTCATTCATCGAAGCAGAAATAATTACAAATAAAAAAGATGCAGAGGCACTTCCTAGCCATGCAATTCTTAAATCAGGCCCCGACCGATATGTTTTTGTAATTGATAAAAGTGATGCACAGAACTATTATTTACGTAAGGAAAAAATAATTATTGGTGCAGAAACAAAAGGCTTTACGGAAATTGTAGGTTCTCAAAACCTGGTTAAGGTTCTCACTGAAGGAGCTTACAATATTTCCCTTGAATAG
- a CDS encoding GAF domain-containing protein, with product MKLDQLKLNIDQIPFRKSLSFLPLINKLKEERGIDGSIDLHAKIILDLIEMHPVLVQPDFNIKDVDKYKDEIHVMMSYFFTPSQYNNDIGVVASPFDDQNFYFTPNYLGVYENEDIEIEMVEQKIQDSCYKTFTKLVYAYLMILPKFYDFHLDMDYLFMYRMTDKLNGLVKYYKLEFNKSCIEITHDGELPSVSKDDIHNMINDPLNMDFWLETLPLDNFTFCGLMSFRYIDVTQIEVISSLKSQLLEKASIINRSNFDALEQNIRSLLALPNLNLGVLAMGITQGNVENPSDFWHGFIDPAKYKCEAYRGTIYEDAALSGSVVLINDLSKKTDLKPVEQELLNQGIKNISIIPLHYDGELVGMMELGSTKAFDINFTKLRIIKDIIPVFSIAVQRTSEELKNRIEAIIKEECTAIHHSVEWRFQQAAGKLLAKKEVDELAQMEEIVFKEVHPLYGAIDVRHSSIIRNQTIQDDLVEQLELARNVLKQAFLDRKMPIYDQLIYKIDYFTEGIQKGLSSGDEMNVLNFIRYDVETLFPHFKENSTALTEAISEYDRNIDPELNIVYKRRKDFEDSLGMINDCVTSYLEKEEENAQKMFPHYFEKYRTDGVEHNIYIGQSISAQKTFDRIYLKNLRLWQLIVSAELARKTDALKSSLPIELETAGLILVHSQPLAIRFRQDEKKFDVDGAYNIRYEIIKKRIDKAVIKGTSERLTQPGMLAVIFSQESEMLEYQRYLEYLVAKGYFEDNIEHLVLEDLQGVYGLRALRVQIKHGIQPKEVLAVAKALKLND from the coding sequence ATGAAGTTGGATCAATTAAAACTAAATATCGATCAAATTCCTTTCCGGAAATCTTTAAGTTTTCTTCCATTAATTAATAAGTTGAAAGAGGAGCGAGGTATAGATGGGAGTATTGATTTACATGCAAAAATTATTTTGGATTTAATTGAGATGCATCCTGTTTTGGTGCAACCAGATTTTAATATTAAGGACGTTGATAAGTATAAGGATGAGATACATGTTATGATGTCCTATTTTTTTACTCCTTCTCAATATAATAATGATATTGGCGTAGTAGCAAGCCCTTTCGATGATCAAAATTTTTACTTCACCCCCAATTACCTTGGGGTTTATGAGAATGAAGATATTGAAATTGAGATGGTTGAGCAGAAGATTCAGGATAGCTGTTACAAGACTTTCACCAAGTTGGTGTATGCTTACTTAATGATCCTTCCTAAATTTTATGACTTTCATTTAGATATGGATTATCTGTTCATGTATCGAATGACGGATAAGTTGAACGGTCTGGTGAAATACTATAAACTTGAGTTTAACAAGTCTTGTATTGAAATTACCCACGACGGGGAATTGCCATCTGTATCTAAAGATGATATTCATAATATGATTAATGATCCTCTGAATATGGATTTTTGGTTAGAAACTCTTCCTTTGGATAATTTTACATTTTGTGGACTGATGTCATTTAGATATATTGATGTGACTCAAATTGAGGTTATTTCATCATTGAAATCTCAATTATTAGAGAAAGCTTCAATTATCAACAGGAGTAATTTTGATGCTCTTGAACAAAATATTCGTTCCTTATTAGCTTTGCCAAATTTGAATTTAGGTGTTCTTGCTATGGGAATTACTCAAGGGAATGTTGAAAATCCGTCTGATTTTTGGCATGGATTTATTGATCCTGCTAAGTATAAATGCGAAGCGTATCGAGGAACAATTTATGAAGATGCTGCTCTCTCGGGTTCTGTCGTTTTAATTAATGATCTTTCCAAAAAAACCGATTTAAAGCCTGTAGAACAAGAGTTGCTAAATCAAGGCATTAAAAATATTAGTATTATTCCTCTTCATTACGATGGCGAGTTGGTGGGAATGATGGAATTAGGCTCAACAAAGGCATTTGATATCAATTTCACCAAACTAAGGATAATAAAAGATATTATTCCGGTTTTTTCAATAGCTGTTCAGCGTACAAGTGAAGAATTAAAGAATAGAATTGAGGCAATTATAAAAGAAGAATGTACGGCTATACATCATAGTGTTGAGTGGCGGTTTCAGCAGGCAGCGGGAAAATTGCTAGCGAAAAAAGAAGTTGATGAATTGGCACAGATGGAAGAAATTGTGTTCAAGGAAGTACATCCTTTATATGGAGCTATTGACGTTCGTCATTCTTCGATTATTCGAAATCAAACCATTCAGGACGATTTAGTAGAACAATTGGAATTGGCTCGCAATGTATTGAAACAAGCCTTTTTGGACCGTAAAATGCCTATTTACGATCAGCTTATTTACAAGATTGATTATTTTACCGAAGGAATTCAAAAGGGATTATCTTCAGGAGATGAAATGAATGTACTAAATTTTATTCGCTATGATGTAGAAACATTGTTTCCACATTTTAAGGAAAATAGTACTGCCTTAACCGAAGCTATTTCCGAATATGATAGAAATATCGATCCGGAATTAAATATCGTATACAAACGAAGAAAAGATTTTGAAGATAGTTTGGGGATGATCAATGATTGTGTAACTTCTTATCTTGAAAAAGAAGAAGAAAATGCGCAAAAAATGTTTCCCCATTATTTTGAGAAGTATCGTACAGATGGTGTAGAGCATAATATTTACATTGGGCAAAGTATTTCTGCACAAAAAACATTTGATCGTATTTATTTAAAGAATTTACGATTGTGGCAATTAATTGTAAGTGCCGAGTTAGCTAGAAAAACAGATGCTTTAAAAAGTTCATTGCCGATTGAATTGGAAACAGCTGGTTTAATTTTAGTACATAGCCAGCCTTTAGCAATTAGATTCAGACAAGATGAAAAAAAATTCGATGTAGATGGTGCTTATAATATTAGATATGAGATTATTAAGAAAAGAATTGATAAAGCTGTCATAAAAGGAACCAGCGAGCGTCTTACTCAACCCGGAATGTTAGCGGTAATATTTAGTCAGGAATCTGAGATGTTAGAGTATCAGAGATATCTGGAGTATTTAGTTGCAAAGGGCTATTTTGAAGACAATATAGAACATTTGGTTCTTGAAGATTTACAAGGAGTATATGGTTTAAGGGCGCTAAGAGTGCAGATTAAACATGGAATACAACCCAAAGAAGTTCTTGCTGTTGCAAAGGCATTAAAATTGAATGATTAG
- a CDS encoding FMN-dependent NADH-azoreductase → MSTKFLYVSANPKGENESYSLKVGRAFIEQYKILNPDHEVTELDLFKTDVPVLNAVVFDGFSKLQNGGSFSDLDQEQKQQLGKLNQLLEQFMEADSYAFVNPMWNFSVPPVLKAYIDVILQVGKTFHYTENGPEGLMKGKKAIHIQASGGIYSKGAAVEMDFSHRYLKTVLGFTGISELEFVPVEGIAMGQTKVSEIVKLASEKAIGLASEF, encoded by the coding sequence ATGAGTACAAAATTTTTATACGTAAGTGCAAATCCAAAAGGAGAAAATGAATCATACAGCTTAAAGGTAGGGAGAGCTTTTATTGAGCAATACAAAATACTAAATCCTGATCACGAAGTTACAGAACTTGATTTGTTTAAAACAGATGTTCCTGTTTTGAATGCAGTAGTTTTTGATGGTTTTTCGAAGTTGCAGAATGGTGGTAGTTTCAGTGATTTGGATCAGGAGCAAAAACAACAGCTTGGAAAGTTAAATCAGCTTTTGGAACAATTTATGGAAGCTGATTCATACGCATTTGTTAATCCAATGTGGAATTTTTCAGTTCCTCCTGTACTTAAAGCTTATATTGATGTGATATTGCAGGTTGGAAAAACATTTCATTACACCGAAAATGGACCAGAAGGCTTGATGAAGGGGAAGAAGGCTATTCATATTCAAGCCTCGGGTGGTATTTATAGCAAAGGTGCTGCAGTTGAAATGGATTTTTCACACAGATATTTAAAAACAGTTTTGGGATTTACGGGTATATCTGAATTGGAATTTGTACCTGTTGAAGGTATTGCAATGGGACAAACTAAAGTTTCTGAAATTGTAAAATTGGCATCTGAGAAAGCAATAGGTTTAGCCTCTGAATTTTGA
- a CDS encoding methyltransferase family protein: MMIATQYILLSLLLVLWCFFHSSLISNRFLCYIEPKMGKHFRTYRILYNLFSLITFSPLILYSYSLKSELIFDWSGYFQIAHILILLTCFFLFFAGSKSYDLLSFFGFRQIQQSEHHKTMSDDGNLSTVGILSIIRHPWYTATFLFIWSRNLDIAALIVNVIFSIYLIVGCYLEEKKLVHEYGEEYQIYQQNVSMLFPWKWLKTKLIG; the protein is encoded by the coding sequence ATGATGATCGCAACACAATATATTCTTCTCTCTCTGCTTTTAGTGCTTTGGTGCTTTTTTCACAGCAGTTTAATTTCAAACCGTTTCCTGTGCTACATAGAGCCCAAAATGGGTAAACACTTCCGAACATACAGGATACTATACAATCTATTTTCACTGATTACATTCTCACCACTAATTTTGTATTCTTATTCATTAAAAAGTGAACTTATTTTTGACTGGTCGGGATATTTTCAAATTGCCCATATACTGATCTTACTAACTTGCTTTTTTCTGTTTTTTGCAGGCTCGAAATCATACGATCTATTGTCTTTTTTCGGCTTTCGCCAGATTCAACAATCAGAACATCATAAAACAATGTCTGATGATGGAAATTTAAGCACTGTAGGAATTCTCAGCATCATTCGTCATCCGTGGTATACTGCAACTTTTCTATTCATTTGGTCCAGAAATCTAGATATCGCTGCACTAATTGTAAATGTAATATTCAGCATTTATCTGATTGTTGGTTGCTATCTGGAAGAAAAAAAGTTAGTTCATGAATACGGAGAGGAATATCAAATTTACCAGCAAAATGTATCAATGTTATTTCCCTGGAAATGGTTGAAAACAAAACTAATTGGATAA
- a CDS encoding CusA/CzcA family heavy metal efflux RND transporter, which produces MLEKIINFSIRNKLIVILFTLSIALFGSYAIFKIPIGAVPDITNNQVQVITTSGNLSTQEIEQFITAPVELEMANLPGVEEIRSISKFGLSVVTIVFNDEIGTYLPRQLIAEKIKAASANIPEGFGSPEMGPITTGLGEIYQYILDVKPGFENQYSAMDLRTVQDWIVKRQLSGISGVVEVNSWGGFLKQYEVAIDPTRLRSMDLNLMEVFEALQNNNSISGGAYIEKTNQSYFIRGDGQVKSIQDIKNIVVKNNRGIPILVKDIATVHFGYANRFGAITANGQGEKVLGQVMMLKNANSKLVINEVKVRVAEIQKNLPEGVFINPILERSELIDKTTTTVVENLVLGCLIVMLIVFVLLGNIRSALVIASMIPLALLFTLSLMYIFGIDANLMSLGALDFGIIIDGAVIIVEYIAIRINAKTDEYNQSNKEEQKTLIDKITFTGASKMMNSAIFGQIIILIVFIPILSLQGVEGKMFRPMALSFSFAIIGAMILGFTWLPVASSLFLKPEKKGKWNLADKIMNLTYRSYTPVMKWSCGHKKFVLGASLAALIFTGVLFSKMGGEFVPTLDEGDFVIQPVLKTGTSLSKTVEMCTQMENILIDRFPEVDQIVCRIGAAEVPTDPMSMEEIDMIIKLNPRHEWTSAKSKEELADLFKEALSIIPGIDYEFTQPIEMRFNELITGVRADIAIKIFGEDLTYLNEKANEIKKLIEDVPGAADIVIEKTEGLPQMSVIYKRNKIAHYGLDMQTLNSYLAMAFGGESSGSVFEGEKRFDLVVRLQKESRMDIENIQQLMIPLPNGNQIPMNELADISFSEGPAKISRENTHRMMSVSVNVRNRDLQSVVEDIQSKIDGIIKLEPGNYIVYGGQFENLKNASKRLLFAVPLALLLIFIFLHFAFGSFKDAVMIFTAVPLSTVGGVLFLWIRGMPFSVSAGIGFIALFGIAVLNGIVLIEHLKDLQEKGMTSMRELILTGTKDRLRPVMLTAAAAAMGFLPMAISTGAGAEVQRPLATVVIGGLITSTMLTMIALPLLFEIFYNVIGIKFRPLRFIRSKSAITGILIAFLSLTATAQTKELSLENAIEIAMDNNKQLQAFELTVKQSEALKASAFSVDKTLFYYGYDQNNIAENGHPLKIFGIEQNFSFPSVYTSQSKVNKRNVSIAETNYYRQKQMVSKDVSQAYNQILYLQNKQTIFFKIDSLYANFRKSAELRFEKGDISQIDLLNAKAKQQQVTMDIQQLKHNLDIANQKLNAILQNDSAFTVPMLELKRIPVENNLVESSSDLQIMKLQCEQQYALLGLEKNKLLPDISLGYYRGSNNYSNAQTYQGFQIGLAVPLFFGEQKARIKANKIALDIDQNMRNDFLINRKAKQEELRIELLKFEESLQNYEDSGRNLSDEIIRIAQKSYQMGELDFFQFVVSIENALNLTLNYLDNLAQYNNLALEANYLNK; this is translated from the coding sequence ATGTTAGAAAAAATCATTAATTTTAGCATTCGAAACAAGTTAATCGTAATCTTGTTTACTCTTTCCATTGCCCTTTTCGGATCATATGCCATATTTAAAATCCCTATTGGTGCTGTTCCTGATATTACCAACAATCAGGTTCAGGTAATTACTACCTCTGGAAATCTTTCCACACAGGAAATAGAGCAATTCATTACCGCTCCTGTTGAGCTGGAAATGGCAAATCTCCCCGGAGTTGAAGAAATCAGATCCATTTCTAAATTTGGCTTATCAGTTGTTACTATTGTATTTAATGATGAAATTGGCACCTATCTTCCCCGCCAACTAATTGCCGAAAAAATTAAGGCAGCATCTGCGAATATTCCTGAAGGATTTGGTTCTCCTGAAATGGGACCAATAACCACAGGATTAGGCGAGATTTACCAATACATCCTGGATGTTAAACCTGGATTTGAAAATCAATATTCTGCAATGGATTTACGAACCGTTCAGGATTGGATTGTTAAAAGACAATTATCAGGTATATCAGGAGTGGTTGAAGTAAACAGCTGGGGTGGATTTTTAAAGCAATACGAAGTCGCAATTGATCCAACTCGATTGAGATCCATGGATCTAAACTTGATGGAAGTTTTTGAAGCTTTGCAAAACAACAACAGCATTTCCGGTGGTGCCTACATCGAAAAAACCAATCAGTCGTACTTTATCCGTGGCGACGGACAAGTAAAGTCCATTCAGGATATTAAAAACATAGTGGTTAAGAATAACCGTGGTATTCCAATTCTGGTTAAAGATATTGCCACAGTTCATTTTGGATATGCCAATCGTTTTGGTGCTATCACAGCTAACGGTCAGGGAGAAAAAGTTCTGGGTCAAGTCATGATGTTGAAAAATGCAAACTCTAAATTGGTGATTAATGAAGTAAAAGTAAGAGTTGCTGAAATTCAGAAAAATCTGCCCGAAGGTGTTTTTATTAATCCAATATTGGAACGAAGTGAATTAATAGACAAAACTACTACCACGGTAGTGGAAAATTTGGTCTTGGGTTGCCTGATTGTAATGCTGATCGTATTTGTATTGCTTGGAAATATAAGGTCCGCATTGGTTATTGCTTCTATGATTCCTTTGGCGCTTCTCTTCACACTTTCCTTGATGTATATTTTTGGTATTGATGCCAATTTAATGAGTTTGGGAGCTCTCGACTTTGGAATTATAATTGATGGAGCCGTTATCATTGTGGAATACATTGCCATTCGGATCAATGCTAAAACAGATGAATACAATCAATCAAACAAAGAAGAACAGAAAACGCTTATTGATAAAATCACCTTTACAGGAGCATCAAAAATGATGAATTCTGCCATTTTTGGGCAAATAATTATTCTTATTGTCTTTATCCCGATCCTATCTCTGCAAGGAGTGGAAGGCAAAATGTTTAGACCCATGGCACTCTCGTTTAGTTTTGCGATAATTGGTGCTATGATATTAGGTTTCACATGGCTTCCTGTTGCCTCTTCCCTCTTCTTGAAACCTGAAAAGAAAGGCAAATGGAATCTTGCAGATAAAATCATGAATTTAACCTATCGATCGTATACTCCAGTTATGAAATGGTCTTGCGGTCACAAGAAATTCGTTTTAGGAGCCTCGCTGGCAGCACTTATTTTTACAGGTGTTTTGTTCTCGAAAATGGGCGGTGAATTTGTTCCTACACTGGATGAAGGTGATTTTGTGATTCAACCTGTTCTAAAAACCGGTACTTCTCTATCCAAAACGGTTGAAATGTGCACTCAAATGGAAAATATTCTAATCGATCGCTTTCCCGAAGTAGATCAAATTGTTTGCCGTATTGGAGCAGCCGAAGTTCCGACAGATCCTATGTCGATGGAAGAAATAGATATGATCATTAAATTAAATCCCCGACACGAATGGACGTCCGCAAAAAGCAAGGAAGAACTTGCTGATCTGTTTAAAGAAGCTCTATCGATAATCCCCGGTATTGACTATGAGTTTACCCAACCAATAGAAATGCGTTTTAACGAGTTAATTACGGGTGTTCGCGCTGATATTGCCATCAAAATATTTGGTGAAGATTTGACGTATTTAAATGAAAAAGCTAATGAAATAAAGAAATTAATTGAAGATGTGCCGGGTGCCGCTGATATTGTTATCGAAAAAACAGAAGGATTGCCACAAATGAGTGTAATCTACAAGCGCAATAAAATTGCTCATTACGGATTGGATATGCAAACACTGAACTCCTATTTGGCTATGGCTTTTGGCGGAGAATCAAGTGGCAGTGTTTTCGAAGGTGAAAAACGATTTGATTTGGTCGTTCGACTTCAGAAAGAAAGTCGGATGGACATCGAAAACATTCAACAATTAATGATTCCTCTGCCAAATGGAAATCAAATTCCGATGAATGAATTGGCTGACATTTCTTTCTCGGAAGGTCCTGCAAAAATTTCCCGCGAAAATACACATCGTATGATGTCGGTTAGCGTGAATGTTAGAAATCGTGATCTTCAATCAGTCGTTGAAGACATACAAAGTAAAATTGATGGTATAATTAAATTAGAGCCAGGGAATTACATTGTTTATGGCGGTCAGTTTGAAAATCTAAAAAATGCGAGTAAGCGTTTACTTTTTGCTGTTCCGCTTGCCTTACTTCTAATCTTTATCTTCCTGCACTTTGCATTTGGATCGTTTAAAGATGCAGTCATGATCTTTACGGCAGTTCCCTTATCGACCGTTGGTGGAGTTCTTTTTTTATGGATCAGAGGAATGCCTTTTAGTGTATCCGCAGGAATAGGCTTTATTGCCCTTTTTGGTATTGCTGTTTTAAATGGAATTGTATTGATTGAACATCTAAAAGATTTGCAGGAAAAAGGAATGACCAGCATGCGGGAATTGATACTTACCGGCACAAAAGATCGGCTTCGCCCGGTAATGCTAACAGCAGCAGCTGCAGCAATGGGATTCTTACCAATGGCTATTTCAACTGGTGCTGGCGCAGAAGTACAACGCCCTCTGGCAACTGTGGTTATTGGTGGCCTCATCACCTCTACCATGCTTACGATGATTGCCTTGCCCTTACTTTTTGAAATTTTCTACAATGTAATTGGAATCAAATTCAGACCCCTTCGGTTCATCCGATCGAAATCTGCAATTACCGGCATCCTAATTGCCTTTTTATCGCTTACAGCAACAGCACAAACGAAGGAATTGAGTCTTGAAAATGCAATTGAAATTGCTATGGATAATAATAAGCAACTTCAAGCTTTCGAACTTACAGTAAAACAAAGTGAAGCTTTAAAAGCAAGTGCTTTCTCTGTAGACAAAACATTGTTCTACTATGGTTATGATCAAAATAACATTGCGGAAAATGGTCATCCGCTCAAAATTTTTGGTATTGAACAAAACTTCAGTTTCCCTAGTGTTTATACTTCACAATCGAAAGTGAATAAAAGAAATGTATCCATTGCAGAAACCAACTATTATCGACAGAAACAAATGGTTTCCAAAGATGTATCTCAAGCATATAATCAAATACTATATCTGCAAAACAAACAGACAATATTTTTCAAAATAGACTCTTTGTATGCCAATTTCAGAAAAAGTGCTGAGCTAAGATTTGAAAAAGGAGATATCAGCCAAATAGATCTTTTAAATGCCAAAGCCAAACAACAACAAGTGACAATGGACATCCAACAACTGAAACACAATCTGGATATTGCCAATCAAAAATTGAATGCAATTTTACAAAATGATAGTGCATTTACAGTTCCAATGCTGGAGTTGAAAAGGATTCCTGTTGAGAACAATCTTGTTGAATCCAGTTCCGATTTACAAATCATGAAACTGCAATGCGAACAACAATATGCCTTACTTGGTTTGGAGAAAAACAAGCTTCTACCCGATATATCACTTGGTTATTACCGGGGAAGCAATAACTATTCTAACGCTCAAACCTACCAAGGTTTTCAAATTGGATTAGCAGTCCCATTATTTTTCGGAGAACAAAAAGCACGAATTAAAGCAAACAAAATTGCTTTGGACATCGATCAAAACATGCGAAATGATTTTCTAATTAACCGGAAAGCAAAACAGGAAGAATTACGAATAGAGTTACTTAAATTTGAAGAATCTCTCCAAAACTATGAAGATTCAGGTCGAAATTTGAGTGACGAAATCATAAGAATAGCTCAGAAATCGTATCAAATGGGAGAACTGGACTTTTTCCAGTTTGTTGTAAGCATCGAAAATGCACTAAATCTGACCCTAAATTATCTCGATAATCTTGCTCAGTACAATAATCTTGCTCTTGAAGCCAACTATCTAAATAAATAA